In Bradyrhizobium guangdongense, the sequence AACAGCAGCGTCATGCCGAGCGATTTGTGCACCTCCAGCAGCTCGCGGCGCGGTGACGTGCCGGGCGGCTGAAGTCCGCAGTAGAAACCGATCAGCATCGCTACGATGAAGAGCACCGCCGTTGCCCAGTGAATCCTGCGCAGCAGCGGCGCATAGGCCGTCGTGACTTCCGAGGACATCAGGCTTCGTCGGCAATCCCGTTGCGCAGCAGGCCGACCTTGTCGATCTCGACCTCGACGACATCGCCGGCCTTCATCCAGATCGGCGGCGTACGCCTGGAGCCGACGCCGCCAGGCGTGCCCGTGGCGATGACATCGCCGGGCTCGAGCCGGGTGAACTGCGAGCAATATTCGATCTGGCGCGGGATGTCGAAGATCATCTCGTCGATGGTGGTGTCCTGCACCACCTCGCCGTTGAGCCTTGTCTGCAAGCGCAAGCGTCCGAGATCGCCGACCTCGTCGGGCGTCACGAGATACGGACCGAAGCCGCCGGTCGCGGAAAAATTCTTGCCCGGCGTGAACTGGTGGGTGTGGCGCTGATAGTCGCGCACGCTGCCCTCGTTGTAGCAGGCATAGCCGGCGATATGGCCCCACGCTTCGCTGCGCGAGATATAGCGGCC encodes:
- a CDS encoding fumarylacetoacetate hydrolase family protein, producing MKFASFEIDNAASWGLVEGDSVADLGTVLKDRYPDLKSAIAAGALAEAAAAAGKAKHHPLSKITFLPVIPNPDKILCIGLNYENHRKETGRSEVENPTVFGRFANSQTGHLTDIIRPKVSTQLDFEGELAVIIGKPGRYISRSEAWGHIAGYACYNEGSVRDYQRHTHQFTPGKNFSATGGFGPYLVTPDEVGDLGRLRLQTRLNGEVVQDTTIDEMIFDIPRQIEYCSQFTRLEPGDVIATGTPGGVGSRRTPPIWMKAGDVVEVEIDKVGLLRNGIADEA